A section of the Asticcacaulis sp. EMRT-3 genome encodes:
- a CDS encoding alpha/beta fold hydrolase produces the protein MFTSCANDGDTRNYHGFDVRSSGENLPASQGVPDITEADGPDARQLLVRRPDAYADRWWQSEDGLRLYARDYPAVAGRVRLPVICLHGMTRNSADFDEVAPYIAAMERRVIVPDFRGRGLSENDPDASHYHLWAYARDVLSLCDALGIGQAVFIGNSMGGLVTMVLSTLRANLIRAAVLNDVGPALAPKGLARLSELADQPQVAMRTWPEAAAVMAEQNGAHHPKFAEADWLKFARRAYRKGRDGLLHLAYDPRITAAFKSLTVAIDHYDLMPCYASLAAARPLLLIHGKLSDLLGEDEIAVMTAMSDHLTRADVSHVGHAPLLTETQARLALQDFLTSLA, from the coding sequence ATGTTCACCTCCTGCGCCAATGATGGCGACACCAGGAATTATCACGGATTCGACGTGCGCAGCTCAGGCGAAAACCTCCCGGCTTCCCAAGGCGTTCCCGACATAACGGAGGCTGACGGCCCCGATGCGCGTCAGCTACTGGTGCGCCGGCCTGACGCCTATGCCGACCGCTGGTGGCAGAGCGAGGACGGCCTGCGGCTTTATGCGCGCGACTATCCCGCCGTGGCCGGGCGCGTGCGCCTGCCGGTGATCTGTCTGCACGGCATGACGCGCAACAGCGCCGATTTCGACGAGGTGGCCCCCTATATCGCCGCTATGGAGCGCCGGGTGATCGTGCCCGATTTTCGCGGTCGCGGCCTGTCGGAAAATGACCCGGATGCCAGCCATTACCATCTGTGGGCCTATGCGCGCGATGTCTTAAGCCTGTGCGATGCGCTGGGTATAGGTCAGGCGGTGTTTATCGGCAATTCGATGGGCGGGCTGGTGACGATGGTCTTGTCCACCCTGCGCGCCAATCTGATCAGGGCGGCGGTGCTCAATGATGTGGGGCCTGCGCTGGCCCCCAAAGGACTGGCCCGCCTGTCCGAACTGGCCGATCAGCCGCAGGTGGCGATGCGCACATGGCCTGAAGCCGCCGCCGTCATGGCCGAACAAAACGGCGCTCACCATCCCAAATTTGCCGAGGCCGACTGGCTGAAATTCGCGCGGCGCGCCTATCGCAAGGGCCGCGATGGCCTGCTGCATCTGGCCTATGACCCGCGCATCACGGCGGCTTTCAAAAGCCTGACCGTGGCGATTGATCATTATGATCTGATGCCCTGCTATGCCAGCCTGGCCGCCGCCCGGCCCCTGCTGCTGATCCACGGCAAGCTGTCCGATCTGTTGGGCGAAGACGAAATCGCTGTCATGACCGCCATGTCGGATCATCTGACCCGCGCAGATGTCAGCCATGTCGGCCATGCGCCCCTGTTGACCGAAACCCAGGCGCGTCTCGCGCTTCAGGATTTTCTGACCTCGCTGGCGTAA
- a CDS encoding DNA-binding response regulator — translation MTHGLIMVVDDDGDSLDMLVSALGGAGYTAVPARDGHEALAKLATLMPDLVLLDALMPGLDGFETCRRIKAATETQHLPVVFMTGLTQTEHVLAGLKAGGVDYVTKPVVIDELLARIAIHLANARATLGARSALDTAGRRLMATGASGQMLWLTPQASGLLAEWASLLPDADAIGQAAARLIAQSGAAPLMAEQPACKMNAGARELDITLLGQASTREYLFRLSETTPGMEQRALQDMLGLTPREAEVLLWISRGKTNRDISEILNISARTVNKHLEQIFVKLGVENRAAAAGIAARIASVQG, via the coding sequence ATGACGCATGGCCTTATCATGGTCGTCGATGACGATGGCGATTCGCTCGATATGCTGGTGTCAGCGCTGGGCGGTGCGGGCTATACCGCCGTGCCCGCCCGTGATGGCCATGAGGCGCTGGCCAAACTGGCTACCCTCATGCCCGATCTGGTGCTGCTCGATGCTTTGATGCCGGGGCTTGATGGTTTTGAAACCTGCCGCCGCATCAAGGCCGCGACGGAAACGCAGCATCTGCCCGTCGTCTTCATGACCGGCCTGACCCAAACCGAGCATGTGCTGGCCGGGCTGAAGGCGGGCGGCGTCGATTATGTCACCAAGCCGGTGGTCATTGATGAATTGCTGGCGCGCATCGCCATCCACCTGGCCAATGCCCGCGCCACACTGGGGGCGCGAAGCGCGCTCGATACGGCCGGGCGGCGGCTGATGGCCACAGGTGCTTCCGGCCAGATGCTGTGGCTGACGCCGCAAGCATCGGGCCTGCTGGCCGAATGGGCCAGCCTGCTGCCCGACGCCGACGCCATAGGTCAGGCGGCGGCACGGCTGATCGCCCAGTCCGGGGCCGCGCCTCTGATGGCCGAACAGCCCGCCTGCAAGATGAATGCGGGGGCGCGCGAGCTGGACATCACCCTGCTCGGTCAGGCCTCGACGCGCGAATATCTGTTCCGCCTCAGTGAAACCACGCCCGGCATGGAACAACGCGCCCTTCAGGACATGCTGGGCCTGACGCCGCGCGAGGCCGAGGTTCTGTTGTGGATTTCACGCGGCAAGACCAACCGCGACATCAGCGAAATCCTCAATATCAGCGCCCGCACGGTCAACAAGCATCTCGAACAGATCTTCGTCAAGCTGGGTGTCGAGAACCGCGCCGCCGCCGCCGGAATCGCTGCGCGTATCGCTTCGGTGCAAGGTTAG